In Rhodanobacter denitrificans, a single window of DNA contains:
- a CDS encoding cyclase family protein translates to MTSGNQTTDKRVCFDFEVDFSNGGGMQGQGFRLDLDGDDIADQALAEYIIKDLRLLMVGAVRILNKQIINERHKRRASAVAIAQGAARGDLFDLSHPVRDGEVVFPGLPAPRITEYMSHEASHGRYAPGVTFQIGRVDMVANTGTSIDAPSHRYPGGIDVAGLALASVADLDAVVIRLAGMQGRAIAREAIAATEVRGRAVLLDTGQALRWGTPAYTEASPYLSRDGAEYLRDNGALLVGIDAINIDDTQDAQRPAHSILLAAGIPIVENLAPMNSLPSRNLRFSAAPMRIAGIGAFPVRAWARVLP, encoded by the coding sequence GTGACCAGCGGCAACCAGACCACCGACAAGCGGGTTTGCTTTGACTTCGAAGTCGATTTCTCGAACGGCGGTGGCATGCAGGGGCAGGGATTCCGCCTGGATCTCGACGGCGACGACATCGCCGATCAGGCGCTCGCCGAGTACATCATCAAGGACCTGCGCCTGTTGATGGTGGGAGCGGTCCGCATCCTGAACAAGCAGATCATCAACGAGCGGCACAAGCGGCGCGCCAGTGCCGTGGCGATCGCGCAAGGCGCGGCGCGGGGTGACCTGTTCGACCTGAGCCATCCGGTCCGGGACGGCGAAGTCGTGTTTCCGGGGCTGCCGGCGCCAAGGATCACCGAATACATGAGCCACGAGGCAAGCCATGGCCGCTATGCGCCCGGGGTGACCTTCCAGATCGGCCGGGTGGACATGGTCGCCAACACCGGCACCAGCATCGACGCGCCGTCCCATCGCTACCCGGGAGGAATCGACGTGGCGGGGCTTGCCCTGGCATCGGTGGCCGACCTCGACGCCGTCGTGATTCGGTTGGCGGGGATGCAGGGGCGCGCGATTGCGCGCGAGGCGATCGCCGCCACGGAAGTGCGCGGACGGGCGGTGCTTCTGGATACCGGCCAGGCGCTGCGCTGGGGGACGCCGGCCTACACCGAGGCGTCACCCTATCTGTCGCGCGACGGGGCGGAGTATCTGCGCGACAACGGCGCGCTGCTGGTCGGGATCGACGCCATCAACATCGACGACACCCAGGATGCCCAGCGGCCGGCACACTCGATCCTGCTCGCGGCAGGCATCCCGATCGTGGAAAACCTTGCACCGATGAACTCGTTGCCCTCCCGGAACCTCCGCTTCTCCGCCGCTCCGATGCGGATCGCCGGGATCGGCGCGTTCCCGGTGCGCGCGTGGGCCAGGGTACTGCCGTGA
- a CDS encoding LysR family transcriptional regulator, translated as MEDFSAISTFVRVVEAKSFAAAASQLGMTPSGVSRAVSRLESQLGARLLFRSTRSLRLTDDGASFHARCKEILADLAEATEALNFANSKPTGKLRVGISLSVGRAAVIPRLTEFEQRYPDIRLELSMSDSPADLNGEGLDCAIRVGELEDSSLIARKIGYLSNVVCASPEYLRKYGAPRSIEDLKSHRCINYVYPNGRPRQWQFDTPGGQMSVDIDAHMLINDGESVLQAVAAGLGITQVPRMLAACLLEKGMLERVMTDTHSTGKPVWIVYPQKKHLSARVQAFIEWVRELFDRTNQPGQCAVDAPKTPPKPAPRKALVEAA; from the coding sequence ATGGAAGACTTTTCCGCCATTTCGACCTTCGTCCGCGTGGTCGAGGCCAAGAGTTTCGCCGCCGCCGCCAGCCAGCTCGGCATGACCCCCTCCGGGGTCAGCCGGGCCGTTTCCCGGCTGGAATCCCAGCTCGGCGCCAGGCTGCTGTTCCGCTCCACCCGCTCCCTGCGGCTGACCGACGACGGGGCTTCGTTCCATGCACGTTGCAAGGAAATCCTTGCCGACCTGGCCGAGGCGACCGAGGCGCTGAACTTTGCCAACAGCAAGCCGACCGGCAAGCTGCGCGTGGGCATCTCGCTGTCGGTGGGCCGCGCCGCGGTGATCCCGCGGCTGACCGAGTTCGAGCAGCGCTACCCGGACATCCGGCTGGAGCTGTCGATGAGCGACTCGCCGGCGGACCTCAATGGCGAGGGCCTGGATTGCGCGATCCGCGTCGGCGAGCTGGAGGATTCCAGCCTGATCGCGCGCAAGATCGGCTACCTCAGCAACGTGGTGTGCGCCTCGCCCGAGTACCTGCGCAAGTACGGCGCGCCGCGCAGCATCGAGGATCTGAAGAGCCACCGCTGCATCAACTACGTCTACCCGAACGGCCGGCCGCGCCAGTGGCAGTTCGACACGCCGGGCGGGCAGATGAGCGTGGACATCGACGCGCACATGCTGATCAACGACGGCGAATCGGTGCTGCAGGCGGTGGCTGCCGGGCTGGGCATCACCCAGGTGCCGCGCATGCTGGCCGCGTGCCTGCTGGAGAAGGGCATGCTGGAACGGGTGATGACCGACACCCACTCCACCGGCAAGCCGGTGTGGATCGTCTACCCGCAGAAGAAGCACCTGTCGGCGCGCGTGCAGGCCTTCATCGAATGGGTGCGCGAACTGTTCGACCGCACCAACCAGCCGGGCCAGTGTGCGGTCGACGCACCGAAGACCCCGCCGAAACCGGCGCCGCGGAAGGCGCTGGTCGAAGCCGCGTAG
- a CDS encoding undecaprenyl-diphosphate phosphatase, with product MTDLLHVILLGIIEGITEFLPISSTGHLLIAEKFGLGARSDLFNIGIQAGAILAVTLIYRRRIWLLLTQWREPGNRDYLLKLTVAFLITAALGLVAVKLGFKLPETVTPVAWALVIGGLWMIAAERLAARQPDRREVTWKVAILVGIAQMIAGIFPGTSRSAATIFAAMLFGTSNRAAATEFAFLVGIPTMYAATGYELLKVVRGGGAAHEDWTALVVGFVISAIMAFVAVKWLLGYIRAHAFTPFALYRIAFGVALLWLVPAGG from the coding sequence GTGACCGACCTGCTCCATGTCATCCTGCTCGGCATCATCGAGGGCATCACCGAATTCCTGCCGATCTCCTCGACCGGGCACCTGCTGATCGCGGAGAAGTTCGGGCTGGGTGCGCGCTCGGACCTGTTCAACATCGGCATCCAGGCCGGCGCGATCCTGGCGGTGACGCTGATCTACCGCAGGCGGATCTGGCTGCTGCTGACGCAGTGGCGCGAGCCGGGCAACCGCGATTACCTGTTGAAGCTGACCGTGGCCTTCCTGATCACCGCCGCGCTCGGCCTGGTCGCGGTGAAGCTCGGCTTCAAGCTGCCGGAGACGGTGACGCCGGTGGCGTGGGCGCTGGTGATCGGCGGCCTGTGGATGATCGCCGCCGAACGGCTGGCCGCGCGGCAGCCGGATCGCCGTGAAGTGACCTGGAAAGTGGCGATCCTGGTCGGCATCGCGCAGATGATCGCCGGCATCTTTCCCGGCACTTCGCGCTCGGCCGCGACGATCTTCGCGGCGATGCTGTTCGGCACCAGCAACCGCGCGGCGGCCACCGAGTTCGCCTTCCTGGTCGGCATTCCCACCATGTACGCGGCCACCGGCTACGAGCTGCTGAAGGTGGTCAGGGGCGGCGGCGCGGCGCACGAGGACTGGACCGCCCTGGTCGTCGGCTTCGTGATCTCGGCGATCATGGCGTTCGTGGCGGTGAAGTGGTTGCTCGGCTACATCCGCGCGCATGCGTTCACGCCGTTCGCGCTCTATCGCATCGCGTTCGGCGTGGCGCTGCTGTGGCTGGTGCCGGCCGGCGGCTGA
- a CDS encoding SDR family NAD(P)-dependent oxidoreductase, whose product MSRPARRAPAATPVITPTYRVALVSGANRGLGFEVARQLSEYGMTVLLGARDLDKGLHAARQLAGAPGEVIAVQLDVTQQEQVDTLARWIEITYGRLDVLVNNAGGYYDPDAQASDGDLAPALDAMQTHLFGSWRLCSALLPLMRRHGYGRIVNVSSGCAASASNGSACVAYRTSKSALNAYTRTLAAELEGSGIAVNAVCPGWTATDLGGPGGRPVSIGAAGVVWATSLPTPAPTGRFFRDGEPIAW is encoded by the coding sequence ATGAGCCGGCCGGCCCGACGCGCGCCGGCGGCGACGCCGGTCATCACGCCGACCTATCGCGTGGCGCTGGTCAGCGGCGCCAACCGCGGCCTCGGTTTCGAGGTGGCACGCCAGCTCAGCGAATACGGCATGACCGTGCTGCTCGGCGCACGCGACCTGGACAAGGGCCTGCACGCGGCGCGCCAGCTGGCCGGCGCGCCCGGCGAGGTGATCGCGGTGCAGCTCGACGTCACGCAACAGGAGCAGGTCGACACGCTGGCGCGCTGGATCGAGATCACCTACGGCCGGCTCGACGTGCTGGTCAACAACGCCGGCGGTTACTACGACCCCGACGCGCAGGCCAGCGACGGCGACCTCGCGCCGGCGCTGGACGCGATGCAGACCCACCTGTTCGGCAGCTGGCGGCTGTGCAGCGCACTGCTGCCGCTGATGCGCCGGCATGGCTACGGCCGCATCGTCAACGTCTCCAGCGGCTGCGCCGCCAGCGCTTCGAACGGCAGCGCCTGCGTGGCCTACCGCACCTCCAAGTCCGCGCTCAACGCGTACACGCGCACGCTGGCGGCGGAGCTGGAGGGCAGCGGCATTGCAGTCAACGCGGTGTGCCCAGGCTGGACCGCCACCGACCTCGGCGGCCCCGGTGGCCGCCCGGTCAGCATCGGCGCCGCCGGTGTGGTGTGGGCCACCAGCCTGCCCACCCCGGCGCCGACCGGACGCTTCTTCCGCGACGGCGAACCCATCGCCTGGTGA
- a CDS encoding efflux transporter outer membrane subunit: MKTLLKIAALSAALALAGCASVGPNYHEAKPAAPQLQGLDAAQENNAQFQAAWWKQFNDPTLDALIQRAAANNLDLRIAVARLHEARALLSGAKSGQLPSIDTDVNYTRSRGQQPGFGTQRQTTTTYQAGFDASWELDLFGGVRRSVEAAGADLGASEAALHDAQVSLLAEVARNYFELRGGQLRLDIARRDIDNQQQTVHLTEVRQQLGSGAEQDVASAKARLAAVQAQLPLLQTQASASAYRLAVLLGERPGELDIDVSPKSFTPIAASLPIGDAGDVLARRPDVRMAERAYAAATARIGVAKADFFPHLTLGGFLGFLSGRSNDFGSPSTRAWSLAPSISWAGLNVQRVRANLHASEARTDAAQANYQRTVLEAIEDIDNAVTGFNQQRVRVDRLIEQGTQSKRAADLARVRYQEGATGFLELLDAERTQLAAEDELAQAEAAINTRAVALYKALGGGWQACGDERCSAVAQVGAAP, encoded by the coding sequence ATGAAAACCTTGCTCAAGATCGCCGCGCTCAGCGCGGCCCTGGCCCTCGCCGGCTGCGCCAGCGTGGGCCCGAACTACCACGAAGCGAAACCCGCCGCGCCGCAACTGCAGGGCCTCGACGCCGCCCAGGAAAACAACGCGCAATTCCAGGCCGCGTGGTGGAAGCAGTTCAACGACCCCACGCTGGACGCGCTGATCCAGCGCGCCGCGGCGAACAACCTCGACCTGCGCATCGCCGTGGCGCGGCTGCATGAAGCGCGCGCGCTGCTCAGCGGCGCGAAGTCCGGGCAGCTGCCGAGCATCGACACGGACGTGAACTACACGCGCAGCCGCGGCCAGCAGCCCGGCTTCGGCACGCAGCGGCAGACGACGACCACGTACCAGGCCGGCTTCGACGCGTCATGGGAACTGGACCTGTTCGGCGGCGTGCGCCGTTCGGTGGAAGCGGCCGGCGCCGACCTCGGCGCCAGCGAGGCGGCGCTGCACGACGCCCAGGTCAGCCTGCTGGCCGAGGTGGCGCGCAACTATTTCGAACTGCGCGGCGGCCAGTTGCGGCTGGACATCGCGCGCCGCGACATCGACAACCAGCAGCAGACCGTGCACCTCACCGAGGTGCGCCAGCAGCTCGGCTCCGGCGCGGAGCAGGACGTGGCCAGCGCGAAGGCGCGCCTCGCCGCGGTGCAGGCGCAGCTGCCGCTGCTGCAGACGCAGGCCAGCGCCAGCGCATACCGTCTCGCCGTGCTGCTCGGCGAACGCCCCGGCGAGCTGGACATCGACGTGTCGCCGAAAAGCTTCACCCCGATCGCGGCGAGCCTGCCGATCGGCGACGCCGGCGACGTGCTGGCGCGCCGTCCGGACGTCCGCATGGCCGAACGCGCGTACGCCGCCGCCACCGCGCGCATCGGCGTGGCCAAGGCGGACTTCTTCCCGCACCTCACGCTGGGCGGGTTCCTCGGCTTCCTGTCCGGGCGCAGCAACGACTTCGGCAGCCCGTCGACGCGCGCCTGGTCGCTGGCGCCGAGCATCAGCTGGGCCGGGCTCAACGTGCAGCGCGTGCGCGCGAACCTGCACGCCAGCGAGGCGCGCACCGATGCGGCGCAGGCGAACTACCAGCGCACCGTGCTGGAAGCGATCGAGGACATCGACAACGCGGTCACCGGCTTCAACCAGCAGCGCGTGCGCGTCGATCGCCTGATCGAGCAGGGCACGCAGAGCAAACGCGCTGCCGACCTGGCCCGCGTGCGCTACCAGGAAGGCGCCACCGGCTTCCTCGAACTGCTGGACGCCGAACGCACCCAGCTCGCCGCCGAGGACGAGCTGGCGCAGGCCGAGGCGGCGATCAACACCCGCGCGGTGGCCTTGTACAAGGCGCTCGGCGGCGGCTGGCAGGCCTGCGGCGACGAGCGCTGCAGCGCGGTGGCCCAGGTCGGCGCCGCGCCATGA
- a CDS encoding efflux RND transporter periplasmic adaptor subunit, with protein sequence MKKQWMLVPLVAAGAFGSWLLLHGNDSRAQSPAGGPPPEVTVAQALTRQVSDSAEFTGRLEAVNTVQVQPRVGGFVESVHFQEGALVHKGDVLFQLDARPYQAEVDRLVANQAQAKAELSLAETNQRRAEMLLAQHAIAQQEADRQATTAQSARAQLGAATAALAAARLNLDFTQVRSPIDGRVSNARVTPGNLVTSSDVLTSVVSVNPVYVYFDVDEQTWLKLDHLRASAKQAGRNARIEAAMGLADETGYPHDGRLDFVDNQLHSGSGTMRLRAVFDNADGLYTPGLYARVQLQSGQARPRVLVDDRAIGTDLGNQFVYVVDKEHKVQYRKVDTGALFHGLRVIDSGLGANDVVVVNGLQRVRPGVEVNPQKVAMSYRLDSADKALVERGDAPDADARTAQAGTTAPQSRPQG encoded by the coding sequence ATGAAAAAACAATGGATGCTGGTTCCCCTGGTCGCGGCCGGAGCCTTCGGCAGCTGGCTGCTGCTGCACGGCAACGACAGCCGCGCGCAAAGCCCCGCCGGCGGGCCGCCGCCGGAAGTGACGGTGGCGCAGGCGTTGACCCGTCAGGTCAGCGACAGCGCCGAGTTCACCGGCCGGCTGGAAGCGGTGAACACGGTGCAGGTGCAGCCGCGGGTCGGCGGCTTCGTGGAGTCGGTGCATTTCCAGGAAGGCGCGCTGGTGCACAAGGGCGACGTGCTGTTCCAGCTCGACGCCCGCCCGTACCAGGCCGAAGTCGACCGGCTGGTCGCCAACCAGGCGCAGGCCAAGGCCGAGCTGAGCCTGGCCGAGACCAACCAGCGCCGCGCCGAGATGCTGCTGGCCCAGCACGCGATCGCGCAGCAGGAAGCCGACCGCCAGGCCACCACCGCGCAGAGCGCACGCGCCCAGCTGGGCGCCGCCACCGCCGCGCTCGCCGCGGCGCGGCTGAACCTGGACTTCACCCAGGTGCGCTCGCCGATCGACGGTCGCGTCAGCAACGCCCGCGTCACCCCCGGCAACCTGGTCACCAGCAGCGACGTGCTGACCAGCGTGGTCTCGGTCAACCCGGTCTACGTCTACTTCGACGTGGACGAGCAGACCTGGCTCAAGCTCGACCACCTGCGCGCCAGCGCGAAGCAGGCCGGCCGCAACGCGCGGATCGAGGCCGCGATGGGCCTGGCCGACGAGACCGGTTACCCGCATGACGGCCGCCTCGACTTCGTCGACAACCAGTTGCACAGCGGCTCCGGCACGATGCGCCTGCGCGCGGTGTTCGACAACGCCGACGGGCTGTACACGCCCGGCCTGTACGCCCGCGTGCAGCTGCAGAGCGGCCAGGCGCGCCCGCGCGTGCTGGTGGACGACCGCGCGATCGGCACCGACCTCGGCAACCAGTTCGTCTACGTGGTCGACAAGGAGCACAAGGTGCAGTACCGCAAGGTCGACACCGGCGCGCTGTTCCACGGCCTGCGCGTGATCGACAGCGGCTTGGGCGCCAACGACGTGGTGGTGGTGAACGGCCTGCAGCGCGTGCGCCCCGGCGTGGAGGTGAATCCGCAGAAGGTGGCGATGAGCTACCGGCTGGACAGCGCGGACAAGGCGCTGGTGGAGCGGGGCGATGCGCCGGATGCCGATGCGCGCACCGCGCAAGCCGGCACGACAGCTCCGCAGAGTCGCCCGCAAGGCTGA
- a CDS encoding nuclear transport factor 2 family protein, producing MTTLSVHAATAVARAGANETGRSEAAVIAVDQHWLAAELDGDTAWLDGMLLPEYRSVGADGVVHAKAAILAHAVKNRGNDAERRKVDTWLKAHPSGKAVVIHGDTAILTFYDPQLGAANGVRSSDIFVYAGGRWHALYS from the coding sequence ATGACGACCCTGAGCGTGCACGCGGCCACCGCCGTCGCGCGCGCGGGCGCGAACGAGACCGGCAGAAGCGAGGCGGCAGTGATCGCCGTCGACCAGCACTGGCTGGCGGCCGAGCTCGATGGCGACACGGCCTGGCTCGACGGCATGTTGCTGCCCGAGTACCGCTCGGTCGGCGCCGACGGGGTGGTGCATGCGAAGGCCGCGATCCTGGCGCATGCGGTGAAGAACCGCGGCAACGACGCCGAGCGGCGCAAGGTGGATACGTGGCTGAAGGCGCATCCATCGGGCAAGGCGGTCGTGATCCACGGCGACACCGCGATCCTCACCTTCTACGACCCGCAGCTGGGCGCGGCCAACGGCGTGCGTTCGTCCGACATCTTCGTCTACGCGGGCGGCCGCTGGCATGCGCTGTACTCGTAG
- a CDS encoding TorF family putative porin translates to MRRSWMSAAVVASGWAAIAPMPARAGDAPVSRWLGSAGVVSDYLFRGLSQTDRRPAVQAGVEFDHAGGGYVGGWGSNVSWLADASTSTAPISSSVELDLYAGWRGDAGGGWSWDAGLYRYQYPGSYPRGSTRPHTTEGYAALAWKSVSLKYSYAFTDLFGYAGSRHSGYLDLSWSREFAPGWLLNAHVGHQHVANVPGTSYSDWKLGVTRNFGSGWSLALGYCDTDARRAAYTNARGHYLGGATAVLSVARSF, encoded by the coding sequence ATGAGACGAAGCTGGATGTCCGCGGCGGTGGTTGCGTCGGGATGGGCCGCCATCGCGCCGATGCCGGCGCGGGCCGGCGACGCCCCGGTCAGCCGGTGGCTCGGCAGCGCCGGCGTGGTCAGCGACTACCTGTTCCGTGGCCTGTCGCAGACCGATCGCCGACCTGCCGTGCAGGCCGGCGTGGAATTCGACCATGCCGGCGGCGGGTACGTCGGCGGCTGGGGCAGCAACGTGAGCTGGCTGGCCGATGCCTCGACCTCCACCGCGCCGATTTCCAGCAGCGTGGAGCTGGATCTCTACGCCGGCTGGCGCGGCGATGCCGGCGGCGGCTGGAGCTGGGATGCGGGCCTGTATCGCTACCAGTACCCGGGCAGCTATCCACGGGGGTCCACCCGGCCGCACACCACCGAGGGCTATGCCGCGCTGGCCTGGAAAAGCGTGTCGCTGAAGTACTCGTACGCGTTCACCGATCTGTTCGGCTATGCCGGCAGCAGGCACAGCGGCTACCTGGACCTGTCGTGGAGCCGGGAGTTCGCGCCGGGCTGGCTGCTCAACGCGCACGTGGGGCACCAGCACGTGGCGAACGTGCCGGGCACCTCGTACAGCGACTGGAAGCTGGGCGTGACGCGCAACTTCGGCAGCGGCTGGTCGCTGGCGCTGGGCTACTGCGACACCGACGCGCGCCGGGCTGCGTACACCAATGCGCGCGGCCACTACCTGGGTGGCGCCACGGCGGTGCTGAGCGTGGCCAGGTCGTTCTGA
- a CDS encoding efflux RND transporter permease subunit: MKNIAQFFVDRPIMAAVLSLLFVITGSIAVFKLPISEYPEVVPPTVVVRAAYPGANPKVIAETVATPLEEQINGVEGMLYTSSQATSDGALTLTVTFALGTDLNTAQVDVQNRVAQALPKLPEEVQRLGVTTQKSSPDLTMVVHLTSPDQRYDMLYLSNYARLHVKDVLGRLDGVGDVQIFGAGEYSMRVWLDPQKLAQRSLTTGDVINAIREQNVQVAAGALNAPPGPTNSAFQLNINTRGRLVSEDDFRNIIVRTAANGGVTHLGDVAKVDLGSNNYALRSLLDNKPAVALPIFARPGSNAIQISDEVRATMAQLKKEFPQGVDYQIVYDPTVFVRGSIEAVAHTLLEAILLVVLVVILFLQTWRASIIPLVAVPVSLIGTFAVMYLAGFSLNALSLFGLVLAIGIVVDDAIVVVENVERHIELGQSPREATRKAMHEVTGPIVATALVLCAVFIPTAFVSGLTGQFYRQFALTIAISTVISAFNSLTLSPALAAVLLKGHDAPKDRLTRGIDRAFGWLFRPFNRLFHRGSERYVGGVRRIVGKGKLALVVYAGLIALTWFGFSHVPTGFVPGQDKQYLVAFAQLPDAASLDRSEDVIQRMGAIALKQPGVEHAVAFPGLSINGFTNSTNSGIVFVTLKPFEERRDASLSAGAIAGALNQKFASIQDAYIAVFPPPPVMGLGTIGGFRMQIEDRGDRGFDELYQQTQNLIAASRKDPALAGLFSSFQISVPQVDADVDREKAKTVGVNLGDVYQTMQAYMGSLYVNDFNRFGRTYQVNVSADPAFRHTPEDIMQLKTRNAQGQMVPLGSFVTVKQGAGPDRVQHYNGYPTAEINGGPAPGFSSGQAQAAMEKLAKDSLPNGVSFEWTELTYQQILAGNTAILVFPLCVLLVFLVLSSLYESWSLPLAVILIVPMVLLSAIAGVWLSGGDNNIFTQIGLIVLVGLACKNAILIVEFARERQHEGMSRHEAVLEAAHLRLRPILMTSFAFIMGVVPLVTSHGAGAEMRHAMGVAVFAGMLGVTIFGLIYTPLFYVVIRALVERREARAAARAAAHAQPALENH, translated from the coding sequence ATGAAAAACATCGCCCAATTCTTCGTCGACCGGCCGATCATGGCCGCCGTGCTGTCGCTGCTGTTCGTGATCACCGGCTCCATCGCGGTGTTCAAGCTGCCGATCAGTGAATACCCCGAAGTGGTGCCGCCCACCGTGGTGGTGCGTGCCGCCTACCCCGGCGCCAACCCGAAGGTGATCGCCGAAACCGTCGCCACGCCGCTGGAGGAACAGATCAACGGCGTGGAAGGCATGCTGTACACCTCCTCGCAGGCGACCAGCGACGGCGCACTCACCCTGACCGTGACGTTCGCGCTCGGCACCGATCTGAACACCGCCCAGGTCGACGTGCAGAACCGCGTGGCGCAGGCGCTGCCGAAGCTGCCCGAGGAAGTGCAGCGGCTCGGCGTGACCACGCAGAAGAGTTCGCCCGACCTGACCATGGTGGTGCACCTCACCTCGCCGGATCAGCGCTACGACATGCTGTACCTGTCGAACTACGCGCGGCTGCACGTGAAGGACGTGCTGGGGCGGCTCGATGGCGTCGGCGACGTGCAGATCTTCGGCGCCGGCGAATACTCGATGCGCGTGTGGCTGGACCCGCAGAAGCTGGCGCAGCGCTCGCTCACCACCGGCGACGTGATCAATGCGATCCGCGAGCAGAACGTGCAAGTCGCCGCCGGCGCGCTGAACGCGCCGCCCGGCCCCACCAACTCGGCGTTCCAGCTCAACATCAACACGCGCGGCCGGCTGGTCAGCGAGGACGATTTCCGCAACATCATCGTGCGCACCGCCGCGAACGGCGGCGTCACCCATCTGGGCGACGTGGCGAAGGTCGACCTGGGCTCGAACAACTACGCGCTGCGCAGCCTGCTCGACAACAAGCCGGCGGTGGCGCTGCCGATCTTCGCACGGCCCGGCTCCAACGCGATCCAGATCTCCGACGAGGTGCGCGCCACCATGGCGCAGCTGAAGAAGGAGTTCCCGCAGGGCGTCGACTACCAGATCGTGTACGACCCCACCGTGTTCGTGCGCGGCTCGATCGAGGCGGTGGCGCACACGCTGCTGGAGGCGATCCTGCTGGTGGTGCTGGTGGTGATCCTGTTCCTGCAGACCTGGCGCGCCTCGATCATCCCGCTGGTGGCGGTGCCGGTATCGCTGATCGGCACCTTCGCGGTGATGTACCTGGCCGGCTTCTCGCTCAACGCGCTGTCGCTGTTCGGCCTGGTGCTGGCGATCGGCATCGTGGTCGATGACGCGATCGTGGTGGTGGAGAATGTGGAACGGCACATCGAGCTCGGGCAATCGCCGCGCGAAGCCACGCGCAAGGCGATGCACGAGGTCACCGGGCCGATCGTCGCCACCGCGCTGGTGCTGTGCGCGGTGTTCATCCCGACCGCGTTCGTCAGCGGCCTCACCGGCCAGTTCTACCGCCAGTTCGCGCTGACCATCGCGATCTCCACGGTGATCTCCGCGTTCAACTCGCTGACCCTGAGCCCGGCGCTCGCCGCGGTGCTGCTGAAGGGCCACGATGCGCCGAAGGACCGCCTCACCCGCGGCATCGACCGCGCGTTCGGCTGGCTGTTCCGCCCGTTCAACCGCCTGTTCCATCGCGGTTCCGAACGCTACGTGGGCGGCGTCCGGCGCATCGTCGGCAAGGGCAAGCTGGCGCTGGTGGTGTACGCCGGCCTGATCGCACTGACCTGGTTCGGCTTCTCGCACGTGCCGACCGGCTTCGTGCCGGGCCAGGACAAGCAGTACCTGGTGGCGTTCGCGCAGCTGCCCGACGCGGCCTCGCTCGACCGTTCCGAGGACGTGATCCAGCGCATGGGCGCGATCGCGCTGAAGCAGCCGGGCGTGGAGCACGCGGTCGCGTTCCCCGGCCTGTCGATCAACGGCTTCACCAACTCGACCAACTCCGGCATCGTGTTCGTCACGCTGAAGCCGTTCGAGGAACGCCGTGACGCATCGTTGTCGGCCGGCGCGATCGCCGGTGCGCTGAACCAGAAGTTCGCCTCGATCCAGGATGCCTACATCGCGGTGTTCCCGCCGCCGCCGGTGATGGGCCTGGGCACGATCGGCGGCTTCCGCATGCAGATCGAGGACCGCGGCGACCGCGGCTTCGACGAGCTGTACCAGCAGACGCAGAACCTGATCGCCGCCAGCCGCAAGGATCCGGCGCTGGCCGGGCTGTTCTCCAGCTTCCAGATCAGCGTGCCGCAGGTGGACGCCGACGTGGACCGCGAGAAGGCCAAGACCGTCGGCGTGAACCTGGGCGACGTGTACCAGACCATGCAGGCCTACATGGGCTCGCTCTACGTCAACGACTTCAACCGCTTCGGCCGCACCTACCAGGTGAACGTCTCGGCCGACCCGGCGTTCCGCCACACGCCCGAAGACATCATGCAGCTGAAGACGCGCAACGCGCAGGGCCAGATGGTGCCGCTGGGTTCGTTCGTCACCGTGAAACAAGGTGCCGGCCCGGATCGCGTGCAGCACTACAACGGCTATCCCACCGCCGAGATCAACGGCGGCCCGGCGCCGGGCTTCAGCTCGGGCCAGGCGCAGGCGGCGATGGAAAAGCTGGCCAAGGACAGCCTGCCGAACGGCGTCAGCTTCGAGTGGACCGAGCTGACCTACCAGCAGATCCTGGCCGGCAACACCGCGATCCTGGTATTCCCGCTGTGCGTGCTGCTGGTGTTCCTGGTGCTGTCGTCGCTGTACGAGAGCTGGTCGCTGCCGCTGGCGGTGATCCTGATCGTGCCGATGGTGCTGCTGTCCGCGATCGCCGGCGTGTGGCTGTCCGGTGGCGACAACAACATCTTCACCCAGATCGGCTTGATCGTGCTGGTCGGGCTGGCGTGCAAGAACGCGATCCTGATCGTGGAGTTCGCCCGCGAACGCCAGCATGAAGGCATGAGCCGCCACGAGGCGGTGCTGGAAGCGGCCCACTTGCGCTTGCGCCCGATCCTGATGACCTCGTTCGCCTTCATCATGGGCGTGGTGCCGCTGGTCACCTCGCACGGCGCCGGCGCCGAGATGCGCCACGCGATGGGCGTGGCGGTGTTCGCCGGCATGCTCGGCGTGACCATCTTCGGGCTGATCTACACGCCGCTGTTCTATGTCGTCATTCGCGCCCTGGTCGAGCGCCGCGAGGCGCGCGCGGCCGCACGCGCCGCCGCGCACGCCCAGCCGGCGCTGGAGAACCACTGA